The Triticum dicoccoides isolate Atlit2015 ecotype Zavitan chromosome 6A, WEW_v2.0, whole genome shotgun sequence genome has a window encoding:
- the LOC119315940 gene encoding LOW QUALITY PROTEIN: WUSCHEL-related homeobox 4-like (The sequence of the model RefSeq protein was modified relative to this genomic sequence to represent the inferred CDS: substituted 2 bases at 2 genomic stop codons) produces the protein PPARRGAPLSRAAAASPCPAEQQRQRRAGAPPWRAPLAARVRQPHAEKSGPSFLAVESVERQHQAATRLSSSPPHPAVLPSPPLSHNSAAAAANARWTPTKEQIGVLEVLYRQGPRTPTAEQIXQVTARLXKHVPIEGNNVFYGFQNHKARQRQRQKIRQKQQDADADVVPESGDGGA, from the coding sequence CCTCCCGCCCGTCGGGGAGCTCCGCTCAGCAGAGCAGCTGCGGCCTCCCCTTGCCCGGCAGAGCAGCAGCGACAGCGGCGCGCAGGAGCTCCTCCATGGCGCGCCCCCCTGGCAGCGCGCGTTCGCCAGCCGCATGCAGAGAAGAGTGGTCCTTCTTTCTTAGCCGTGGAGAGCGTCGAGCGCCAGCACCAAGCTGCCACCCGCCTCTCCAGTTCCCCGCCCCATCCGGCGGTGCTGCCCTCCCCGCCGCTGTCGCAcaactcggcggcggcggcggcgaacgcgCGCTGGACGCCGACCAAGGAGCAGATCGGCGTGCTGGAGGTGCTGTACCGGCAGGGGCCGCGCACCCCAACAGCCGAGCAGATATAGCAGGTGACGGCGCGGCTGTAGAAGCACGTCCCCATCGAGGGCAATAACGTCTTCTACGGGTTCCAGAACCACAAGGCCCGGCAGCGCCAGCGGCAGAAAATCCGGCAGAAGCAGCAGGACGCAGACGCCGATGTTGTGCCCGAGAGTGGAGACGGTGGCGCATGA